TACCGGCATCAATGGCGGCAAGCGCCGGGGCAAGGCCAGCGGCCCCCACCATGGCGGCAAGCACCATATCCGAATCTGTCCATTGGGCTGCGGCAATAAAACCTGCTTCACCCCACAGGATTTCAGGGCAGAAACGGCCTGATAGTTTTTTTGAAAGGCGGTCGGCACTCTGTTCGTCCAGCACGGCAACCATATCCGGCATAAACTGTTTTATCTGGACAGTCAAAAGATCAATATTTGTGGCACAGGTCAGACATTTGACAGTGAACTTGTCCGGATGCATACCCACCACTTTAAGGGCTGAGGTACCGATGGAACCTGTGGACCCCAGTATGGTCAGCGACTTCACAGGACAAACACCGTAAAAAAATAAAAGACCGGAATGGCCAGAAGAAGCCCGTCAATTCGGTCGAGCATACCACCGTGGCCCGGCAGAATTTTTCCCGAATCCTTTATATGACCAACCCGTTTCATAGCAGACTCAAACAGGTCACCGATCTGTCCTGCAACGGCAATGCACAACGCGCAGGGTATGCTTTTCAAGGCAAGAAACGCATCCTGAAAAAAAGCCAGATTAAAAACAAAACCGGCCGTCAACGCAACAACCAGCCCCCCAACAGCACCTTCAATGGTTTTATTGGGACTGATGTTAGGTGAAAGTTTATGTTTACCTTTAAATGTTCCAACATACAGTGCGCCCGTATCATTGGCAAAGCAGACAATAAGTAACCAGATCACCCACAAAGCCCCGGCGTTTGCGTTCCGAATAAAAACCAGAAGGGCCAAAGACAAAGGAATATAAACCACACCAAGAACCTGCCGGGCCACCAGGTCAAAAATATGTGGCACAGTAGAAAAACGGGCCAGAACAAACACACAAAGTGCTATCATATTCAGTGCAAGAATAGAAAAAAGGATCGGCCAGGATCCTAAACACGCCCCCATGACCAATGCCGTACAGGCAGAATAGGCGATAAACCGCATGGTTTTGGAAATGCTGCCGGTATCGTTGGCGCAGATGATATCAAAATATTCATGTATTGCAAAAACAGATACCACGGATACCAAGGCGGCAAAGACCAGAATAGATCCTTTGATAATGGCCCAGAGCACAAAGGGGATAAGAACTAATGCCGTGATCCATCGTTTGAAATGCTGCATCATACCTTTCCGAAACGCCGATCCCGCTGCTGATAATCAATTAAAACCTGATAATACTCCTGCCTGGTAAAATCCGGCCAAAGGGTTGGTATAAAGGCAAATTCAGAATATGCAGCCTGCCACATAAGAAAATTAGAAAGTCTAAACTCAGCAGAGGTTCGGATTATAAGGTCCGGGTCCGGCATACCGGCTGTATAAAGGTGTTCAGAAACGGTTTTATCCGTAATCTCTTCGGGATCAAGAGTTCCGGATTTGACTTTGGCGGCAATCTGTTGAACCGCCATGGTAATCTCTTCACGAGCCCCATAGCTGATAGCCAGATTTAAGATCATGGCCGAATTGTTCGATGTGGCAGCCATGGCCTGCTCCGCTCGATCTCGTACATCATCAGGTAGGCGGTATGTTTGACCGATGAAATTAAGCCGTATATCTTTTTTCCTTAATTTTTCGGTTTTATTTTTGAGAAAACGTTTAAGCAGATGCATCAAGGCCTTGACCTCTTCCTTCGGTCTTGCCCAGTTTTCCGTAGAGAATGCATACAAGGTAAGTACCTTAATGCCGATTTCTCTGGAAGCCATGACGATTTCTTCAACGGTTTGCGCCCCCTGCTCATGACCTTTAACCCGGTTCATCAGCCGTTTTTTTGCCCAACGGCCGTTTCCGTCCATAATGCATCCTACATGGGCAGGAATCCTATTTAAATTTAATCCGTCGGGCACCTGAATCGTAGAATCAGACTTCAAGGATCTCTTTTTCCTTATCGGCAAAAATTTCATCCAGTTTCTTGATAGACGCGTCCGTTAGCTCCTGGACCTGTTTTTGGGCCTTAAAACTTTCGTCTTCGGAAATATCTCCCTCTTTTTGCAGATCCTTGAGCATCTCATTGGAATCCCGGCGAATATTTCTAACAGCAACCTTGAACTCCTCACAGGTTTTGGCTACGCTTTTTACGATCTCTTTTCTACGCTCTTCGGTCAACGGCGGAATGGAAATGCGAATCAGTTTACCATCGTTGGAAGGTGTCAGCCCAATATTAGCTTTTAATATGGCCTTTTCCACCTCATTGATTACTGAGGCGTCCCATGGTTTTACGGTAAGCAGGCGACTTTCAGGCACAGATACAGTGGCCATCTGGGGAAGTGGGGTCTGTGTGCCGTAGTAATCGACCCTGACATTGTCAAGCATGGACTGGGAAGCTCTTCCTGTACGCACTTTGCCAAGTTCAGTTTCAAAGGCTTTCTCAGATTTGCCCATGCGGTCTTTGGTTTCTTCAAGCACTTCATTAATCATATTCACACGTCCTCTAATTTGTTATAAATCCGTGTACCGATTTTTCCGCCCGTGGCCGCTTTGTAAATATTATCGGCCGTGTGCAGGTTGAGTACCTGTAAAGGAAGATCATGCTCCATGGCAAGAGATATAGCCGTCATATCCATGACGTGAAGCTGTTTTTCAATCACCCGCATATACGACAGCTTATCAAACATTACAGCATCATCATGAATCTGGGGATCCTTGTCATACACACCATCAACCTGGGTGGCTTTGAAAAGGATCTGGGCACGGACCTCGTTAGCGCGAAGAACAGCTGCCGTGTCCGTTGTAAAGTAAGGGTTTCCGGTACCGGCAGCAAATATAACCACCCGGCCTTTTTCCAGATGGCGAATTGCTCTTCTGCGTATAAAAGGTTCCGCCACCCTGTCCATGCGAATGGCAGACTGAACTCTTGTGGGGATGTCGTGCTTTTCCAAAGCATCACATAACGCCAGACTGTTAATAACAGTGGCCAGCATTCCCATATTGTCAGCAGACGTTCTGTCCATGCCTGCTGAGGACCCGGCTACCCCGCGAAAGATGTTGCCGCCACCCACGACGATTGAAATTTCCATGCCCAGATGAAACACTTTGGCCACTTCACCGGCCACATAGTTTATCATCTCGGGCGTAATGCCAAAGCCCTGATTACCCATCAGGGCTTCGCCACTTAACTTGATCAGAACCCGTTGAAACTCAGGTTTCGTATCCAAGCGCTTATTCTCCTATCTGGAAGCGTGCAAATCTTTTAATTTGAATATTTTCGCCGATTTTCCCGATGGTTTCCTTGAGAACATCTTCTATGGTTTTCTGGGGATCTTTAATGTATTGTTGGCTTAACAGGCAAACTTCTTTGTAGAATTTTTCCACCTTGCCGTCCACGATCTTGTCGATGATATTTTCAGGCTTTCCTTCTTCCAGCATCTGGGCGCGATAGATCTCACGCTCTTTTTCAATAACGGACTGATCCACGTCCTCAGGAACCAGACCTGCCGGATTTGCAGCAGCAATGTGCATGGCAATATCTTTGGCAAAAGCTTCGAAGTCTTCGGTTTTTGCAACAAAATCAGATTCGCAGTTCACTTCAAGCAGCACACCCAGTTTTGCACCTGTATGGATATAGGAGTAAATAATGCCTTCACTGGTGGACCGCCCTGCGCGCTTGGCTGCTTTGGCCAGGCCTTTTTTACGCAGAAGCTCAATTGCCTTATCCATATTCCCGTCCGCTTCGGCCAGGACTTTTTTGCAGTCCATAATCCCCGAACCGGTGGCTTCACGAAGCTCCTTTACCATTTGTGCAGTAATTTCAGCCATTTTGTAAGCTCCTTTTATATCAGATATTTAGAATCTCTATTACTTTTATTTTAAAATAACAATTAAGTTAATTAAATTACGTTCACGTCTTATTTTATTGTGGGGCAACACCCCACAATTTAAAAAGCCGATACAAACCTTTGCCTGCTATTCAGCAGCTGCAGGTTCCTGGGTTTCTGACGTTTCTGCTGCAGCCGTTTTTCTTTTAATTTTTTCGATCACAGGCCCATCGGTACCGTCAGAAACGACCTCTACACCAATTTGTTCACCTGAAGTTTCAGCAGCTTTACCGCCACCGTCTTCCTTGTCGGACTGCGCACGCTGCCGTTCTTCCCAAACCTGACGACCTTCAATTACGGCATCGGCAACCCGGGAGGCAAACAGACGGATAGAACGGATGGCATCATCGTTGCCGGGAATAACATAATCGATATCATCGGGATCACAATTGGTATCTACAACGGCTACAATGGGGATTCCAAGACGTTTTGCTTCTTTTACGGCAATGGACTCATTTTTAGAGTCAATGATAAACAGGGCGGCCGGAAGCTTTTTCATATTGGAAATACCGCCAATGGCAAATTCCAGCTTTGCCTTGTCTTTAAGCATTTTTGCCTGTTCTTTTTTGGGATAATTTTCCAATGTGCCGTCGTTTTCGATGGAATTTAGAAAATGAAAACGGGAAATGTTATTTTTTATGGTCTGAAAGTTGGTCAACATGCCGCCCAGCCAACGATTTTCAACATAATAGCTTTCCGCCCTGTTGGCCTCTTCATAAATGGCTTCGGAAGCCTGTTTTTTCGTTCCCACGAACATCACATCGCCGCCGTTTGCAGCAATATTCTTTATAAAATCATGGGCCTGTCTGTACAGTTTAACGGTCTGCTGAAGATCTATAATGTAAATACCGTTTCTGGCACCAAAAATATACCGTTTCATTTTGGGGTTCCAGCGTTTGGTCTGATGACCGAAATGTACACCTGCTTCCAGTAATTCTTTAATCGTAATGTAAGCCATTTTTTCTCCAGTTATTCAATGGTTTTTAATGTTCATCCGCTTACTTCACCCCTGGAATCGACTTTTCAAAAGCACCGGATTACAGGTCCGCAAGCGTGTGTTATATGTTTGCAAAAGCAAAATCCAAATTTATATATCAAAAAGATCGAAAACAATCAATTTGTTTTTTTGAAAACAGCCACCCGGTGATGCCCGGCAAGATCTTTAACAAAATCCAATTCTGCCAACCAGAAAAGGCCTTGGGCAAGACTTTTGACCATTTTTTTTTGGTCAAATCCGATCTCAAGCACGAGACGCCCGGAAGGTAAAAGCCTGTCACCGGCCTGAACAAGAATAGCCCTGACGGCATCAAGACCATCACCCCCCCCGTCCAATGCCTGCCGAGGCTCATGATCCCGAATCTCCGGCGCCAGAGCTTCGATATCAACACTTGGGATATAAGGCGGATTGGACAAAATCAGATCAAACAGCGGTCGGGGTGTCACCGCTTCAAGCCAATCCCCTCTAAACAAGGACACCGGGGTACGAGCAAATGCGTTAACGTTTGCACGGGCTATCTCCAGCGCATCGCAAGAAAGGTCGTTTCCAAAATAAAGATGGCCATCACAAGCATTGGCAATGGAAACAATCACCGCACCGGACCCAACGCCAAGCTCCATAACCCGAGCCTGCCTGCCGCTCTGGCTCATTTCCGACAACACACCCACAGCCGTTTCAACTAAAGTTTCCGTATCCGGCCTTGGAATGAGAACACCCGGAGCGACCTTGAACTGCTCCCTAAAAAAACCCTTACGCCCCGTGATATACGCCACAGGTTCTCTTGCGACCCTGCGTTGGATCAGCACCTTAAAAGCTGAAAGCTCTTGCTTTTCTAAAGGCCGGTCATGTTGAAGGTAAAGATCAAGACGACGCAGCCCCAAAACTTGAGCCAACAGAATTTCGGCTGTAAGCCTTGGACTATCAACGCTATGCTGTGAAAAATAGGTATCTGTCCAGGAAAGAATGGATTTTATAGTCCAGACATCCACAGATCAACTTCCCCAGGTTAATTTTCTTTTAAAGCCAGAGCCTGATTGTGCGCCCGCAAGGCATCAATAATTTCCTGAATATCGCCTTCCATGATACTATCCAACCGGTAAAGCGTTAAGCCGATACGATGGTCGGTCATCCGCCCCTGGGGGAAATTATAAGTACGAATACGACCCGAGCGGTCACCAGTGCCGACCTGACCTTTCCGATCCGCAGCCCGCTTGGCATCCTCTTCCTGGATTTTAGCATCCAGAAGACGGGACTTGAGAACATTTAGCGCCTTGGCCTTATTTTTATGTTGGGATTTTTCATCCTGACAGGTCGCCACAACACCTGTGGGAATATGAGTGATACGAACAGCGGAATCCGTGGTATTTACGGACTGACCGCCAGGCCCCGAAGAACGGAATACATCCACTTTCAAATCCGCAGGGTTGATATCAATATCCACATCCTCAGCTTCAGGCAACACAGCCACGGTTACCGCAGACGTGTGGACACGCCCCTGGGTTTCGGTTTCAGGAACCCGCTGAACCCGATGAATACCGCTTTCATACTTAAACTGCGAATAAGCACCCTTCCCCTTTATCATGGAAACCACTTCTTTAAAGCCTCCAGATGCTGAATCGTTCTTCTCAATGATTTCAATCTGCCAGCGCTTGGACTCAGCGTATCTTGTGTACATACGAAAAAGGTCTCCGGTAAAAATACCGGCTTCTTCACCGCCGGTGCCGGCTCGAATTTCCAAAATGACATTTTTCTCATCCCTGGGATCTTTGGGCATCAAAAGAACATTTAGCTGCTCATGCAATTGTGCAATTCTGGCTTCAAGCACAGGGATCTCTTCCTTAGCCATCGCCCGGATATCAGCATCGCTATCCTTGAGAAGCTCTTTGGCTTCCTTAAGCTCTTCTTCAGCACCCTCATACTCCCGGAACACAGGCACAATCTTATTCAGCTCACCGTGTTCCTTGAGATACTCCTGGTACTTTTTTTGATCCGCCATGACTGTGGGATCACTTAGCAAATGCTCAATTTTTATGAATCTTTCTTCAATGCCTTTTAATTTTTCAATCATGGTTAAATTATCCCGGATGAAAATTCAAAAAGGGGCCTTTGTTCAAGACCCCTTTTGCATACTTACCGATAAAACAGCTAAACCAGCTTGCTTGCGTCAAACCCTGCATATTTTTTCTTAAAGCGATCAATACGCCCGGCAGAGTCAACCAACTTCTGCTTGCCGGTGAAAAAGGGATGGCACTGGGAGCAAATCTCCACCTTGATGTTCTCTTTTGTGGAACTGATGTCGAATGTTGCGCCACAGGCACATGTTGCTGTTGTTTTTGTGTAGTTCGGATGGATGTCTTTTTTCATCTTACACGTCACTCCTTCATAGCCTTCGTTATAAAAGACCGTAAATGGTGTTTGAACGAAAAGCCCCCGGATATTTCACCTAGGCAACTTTTCGCCCAAACACTTAGGTTTTGCGTTCAAATATTAAATACAAAAAATTCCTTGTTATGAATTCATCATTTCGAGGAACTCTTTATTATCCTTTGTTCCGTCCATTTTTTCAAGCAAAAACTGCATTGCATCCACAGAATTTAAACTTGAAAGCAATTTTCGTAGGATCCAGACCCGATTCAACACTTCAGGGTCAAGAAGTAATTCCTCTTTACGGGTACCGGAACGGTTCATATCAATGGCAGGGAAGACACGCTTGTCTGCCAATTTTCGATCAAGCACAAGTTCCATGTTGCCCGTACCCTTAAATTCTTCAAAAATAACCTCATCCATTCTGGACCCGGTATCAACAAGTGCTGTGGCAATAATTGTCAAACTACCGCCTTCTTCTATATTCCGGGCAGCACCGAAAAAGCGCTTTGGGCGATCCAGAGCGTTTGAATCCACACCACCGGACAGAATTTTTCCCGATGGGGGCATCACGGCATTATAGGCCCTTGCAAGGCGCGTGATACTATCCAACAAAATCACGACATCATGACCCTGCTCCACAATCCTCTTGGCTTTCTCAATAACCATTTCAGCAACCTGCACATGACGCTCGGCTGGTTCATCAAAGGTAGAGGATATCACTTCCGCATTTACGGAACGCGCCATATCCGTCACCTCTTCGGGACGCTCATCAATCAGCAGAATCATGGGAACAATATTTTTGTGGGCCCGGATCATGGAATTGGCAATATTCTGAAGCAGCATCGTCTTACCGGCTTTGGGCGGAGATACGATAAGCCCGCGCTGGCCAAACCCGATAGGAGACATCAAGTCAATAACCCGCATGGAATAGTTATCCGATTCGGCCTCTAAATTCATCTTACGATCCGGATACAGTGGCAACAGATTATCAAACAATATGGTTTCAGCCGCCATCTCAGGATTCATGAAGTTAACGGCTTCCACTTTCAGCAATGCAAAATATCGCTCAGAATCTTTTGGCTGCCGGACCTGGCCGGAAATAGTATCTCCGGTACGCAGGTTAAACCGCCGGATCTGAGAGGGAGACACGTAAATATCGTCGGGCCCCGGCAGATAATTATATCCCGGCGCCCTCAAAAAACCAAATCCATCTGGAAGGATTTCAAGAGTACCTTCACCGTAAATCTGTCCACTTTCTTCAATATTGGCCTGGAGCAGGGCAAAAATCAGTTCCTGCTTCTTAAGGCCGCCAATACCCTGGATATTGTATTTTTTGGCAAGCTTTGTCAGCTCACTGATTTTCATCTGATTGAGTTCTACAAGATTCATGCAATCTCCTGGTCTGATCCATCCGTTTGGTTAAAAGTGTATGAATTCACAATGCAATTTTTTATTGGGGATGCCTTTTTGACAATCTGGAGGCCTATCGGCCTTGCGGAAAAAAAGGACAGATAATGTGAAAATTCAGTAGTTAGTAATTTTTATTAAGATATTAATCTTTTTTTGTCAAGCGCTGATTGACAAGTTTTTTGTACAAATCATTCACTGCTCTGAAAACAGCTTTCGGTTCGCCTGTATTTTCAATGACACAATCCGCCTTTTTGACCTTTTCAGACTGGGGCATCTGGATGGCTAAAAGCTTTTGGGCACTTTCTTTATCCACACCGTCCCGGCAGGAAATTCGGTCAACGAGCATACTGTCCGAAGCCGTCACCACCACGACGGCATCGAAGAGATTTTCCATGCCGAGCTCGAACAAAAGAGGCACCTCAACAGCACAAGATTTTTGCTTTACATGAACAGCGTCATTCATCAGTCTAACGGTTTCACTAATAATGATAGGGTGCAGAATGGATTCGAGTTTTTCCCGACTGCCTTTTGTGGTTAAAATCATACGTCGCAGGGCCGAACGATCCAACGCGCGGTCCGGGCCTACAATTTGGGGGCCAAAGGACTTAACCACTTGGTCATACGCAGCCCTACCCGGCGCCACCACCTGCCGTGCAATTTCATCACAATCCAAAGTTTCCAGGCCGATACGCCGGAATCCTTCACACACAAGACTTTTTCCAGAACCTGCAGATCCGGTGACACCGATTTTAAGCATTATTCCCCGATAGTTTTATTAAATTGTATTTCCCCTTCAATTCCCAGCGTTTATCTAATTTGACTTATAATATACTCCTGTGATATTTATCAAGCCCGTCAAATCGACAATTAACCTTGATTTTAATTTTAAAGGGGAACATACGTGGAAAGAACTTTATCCATTATCAAGCCTGATGGTGTAGAAAAAAACGTCATCGGCGAAGTTATCAAACGCTTTGAAACCAACGGCATCAAAATTGCGGCTATGAAAATGATCCATCTGAGCAAACCCCAGGCCCAGGGGTTCTATGCGGTTCACAAGGAACGTCCGTTTTTCGACAGCCTGACTGATTTCATGACATCGGGCCCCATTGTTGTCATGGTATTGGAAGGCGAAGATGTTATCGCAAAAAATAGAAAACTGATGGGTGCCACAAATTTCAAAGAAGCAGAAGAAGGCACCATCCGCAAAGAATATGCCACAGACATTGAAAAAAACGTTGTCCATGGCTCCGATGCCCCGGAAACTGCTGCTTTTGAAATTGGATATTTTTTCAATGACCTGGAGCTGCACGCCCGATAGCACCGTTCGAAAACGTCATTCCCGGCCGCCCATTGACGCCGGGAATGATCCATATTTATTGCTACACGCCGGACGCAGGGACATAACCCTCCAAATCAAGAGAGACGAAATGAAATCCCGCACGTTTAAGCGTTCGTACTATTTCCTGCCTTATATTCGCTTCCACAAGGCGTTGTAACTCACAAGGCTCTGCTTCAATTCGGGCTGTAGTCCCATGGCACCGAACCCGAACCTGGTCAAACCCCAACATATGAAGGCACGTTTCTGCCAACTCCACCTTTACAAGTTTTTCTTTGGTAATGATTTCTCCTGTGGGTATACGGGTGGCCAGGCAGGATTGGGCAGGCAAATTCCAGGTCTCAAGCCCCAATATTTTTGAAAATGCACGGATTTTCGGTTTTGAAAACCCCGCTTCCACCAAAGGAGCCTTAAACCCCAGCTCCCGGGCCGCATCCATGCCAGGTCGAACTTCCTTTAAATCGTCCACATTTGCGCCGTGCCAAAAAGTATGAATCCCGTGTTTTTTTGCCACCGCCATAACTTTGGAGAATAAAGACAATTTACAAAAATAACAGCGCCTGTCGGTATTTTGAGCAACCCGGGTCTCCTCCAGAATGTTTGAGGAAACAAAAATGGGGGTTATTCTCAAACATTGCCCCAAACGAGTCACCCTATCTTTTTCTGTCGCTGTAAAAAAATCAGAAATAATAGCGACAGGCAACACTGATTTAACCCCAGCAATCAATGCCGCCGCAAGCAGAAATGCTGAATCGGCACCACCCGAAAATGCAATCGCCACCCCAGAAGTACCTCTTAACAAATCAATAAGATGGGAAAATTCTTTGTTTTTAACTGCCAACCCTTTTCCTAAATCTCTCCAATTAGCCATATTGTTGTTCTTAAACTTTAATTAGTTAAAAAATTTGTTCTTAAGTCAGCACATTAGACTCAGATAGCCCCTCATTTTTTCATATAAATTGACCAAAGTGAAAACAATAGCCCAATTCAATCTTAACTTTCAACGAATATTTTCTTGACTTCGATCATATCTTTAGTGTATATACCCTGACGTTGTTCATCTGCTGGCTGATCGTCCAACGGCAGGACTACGGACTCTGACTCCGTCAATCTAGGTTCGAATCCTAGTCAGCCAGCCACTGAATATAGAGGCTTTTAAGATTTTTCTTGAAAGCCTTTTTTGCGTCCTGGTTATTTTATTCCAGGCAGGCACTGTGTTCCCTTCCCTTTGTCCTTGTTTAAGCAGATACTTGTCATGGATCAGATCTGCCAGCCGCTTCTTGATTTTGTTTCGGTTAGCCTTGGAGATAGAGGCGATCTCAGAATCAGATAATTCGTCGTAGTCCTTTACTATTTCAAGACTCTGTAAAGAGAGCTTGGGCGGTGTTGCAAAAACATACACCTTTTCAAGTTCACACGACAATACTTCTTTTTGGGCACCCAAAGCGTTTAGGCACATGACACACTGACTATACAGTTTATTGATCAGTTCACGAAATCCCTGGCTTATCTGAGTAGATGGTTTCCCTGTTCGCTGGAAATACCATCTGGCTTCACTCACCTTTTTGCTATTATGGCCGTTAGAGACTCCAATGACAGAACCTGCATCCCTCCTGTGCGACTTTTTTTGATGTCAAAGCAGTTTCAGGGCACTTGTTTATAGAGCGATATTTGTTTATATAATGAACAAATTTAATTTATATACGAAAGCAAATCAACCGTGATAAACATCCAGCCATCTGATTTAATTGGAACCGGCGTACACCGAAAGTGCTATATTCATCCGGAAAACGCTGATCAATGTATCAAAATTGTTTACAGAGGTGGGCAGGCCGAAACCATTCGGGAACAAAAATATTATCGATATTTATCCCAAAAAGGTATTTCCTGGGAAATGTTGGCTCAATTTCATGGTAACATTGAAACAAATTTTGGAGCAGGTGCTGTTTTTGATCTCGTAAGAGATTATGACAGCAGTATTTCTAAAACACTCGATACATATTTTAACCTAACCGATGAGACAAGCGTATCGTATTCAAATGTGATCCAATGCCTTTATGAACTTAAGCATTACCTTTTAGAATACAATATAATAACAATGGCGTTCAAACCCAAAAACATCCTCTATAA
This window of the uncultured Desulfobacter sp. genome carries:
- the larE gene encoding ATP-dependent sacrificial sulfur transferase LarE is translated as MANWRDLGKGLAVKNKEFSHLIDLLRGTSGVAIAFSGGADSAFLLAAALIAGVKSVLPVAIISDFFTATEKDRVTRLGQCLRITPIFVSSNILEETRVAQNTDRRCYFCKLSLFSKVMAVAKKHGIHTFWHGANVDDLKEVRPGMDAARELGFKAPLVEAGFSKPKIRAFSKILGLETWNLPAQSCLATRIPTGEIITKEKLVKVELAETCLHMLGFDQVRVRCHGTTARIEAEPCELQRLVEANIRQEIVRTLKRAGFHFVSLDLEGYVPASGV
- a CDS encoding YrbL family protein, coding for MINIQPSDLIGTGVHRKCYIHPENADQCIKIVYRGGQAETIREQKYYRYLSQKGISWEMLAQFHGNIETNFGAGAVFDLVRDYDSSISKTLDTYFNLTDETSVSYSNVIQCLYELKHYLLEYNIITMAFKPKNILYKRLSQTTGRCVIIDNIGNSDFIPICTYNKFLGNKKILRKWERFEKALSKEYLNNANLKHILLQLRQA